A stretch of Komagataella phaffii GS115 chromosome 2, complete sequence DNA encodes these proteins:
- a CDS encoding Rho GTPase activating protein (RhoGAP), whose translation MKKIWQNRKDKRKSVLPSVTPLGSSGLVASPDTDKFPTSQSTKTIAYSSSLDPLDHASSHKGVNLLKKKVSNLNFEEERFGSDFEEEDDLEDDFHHPGAVPMESLKSLDFDPATYQSESFVATNQTPLKNSEPQSKSPRKVQAPQKPLQSSTLKPNANIQSLMQPDWDTTIAKTGWVNRIQLNTEKNEPKKEDLRLYRAELKGSHLYIYKAPPELSEVKFLDIDSKQIGQTENEPSNQESDSASQTIGSSSLQSSGSFYKLQSSSMSTVNSQGTLINENSSTARSKSSASHISKESDISESISGTCVSASVHKSQEPLRITYASPKYPHPELILESNTDTILNGSLESICHTILFNTYTDGSGDDSKLSAHLISILPLFGDIHKALLIFTKYSDMFTTHIAKSEMDMSNLIPIQPTTEKFMAERLIYVVTYIRDSFPGMLLEEEIFKNLWDLLLSIDSHENTNELKRSIHLKQQSLLELTNFSTISPSSNDPLSELNAQVFMNLDLKVFAHEINEINLAFNRRWDAESDMSLLFESVLDTYSYPRKNPLIFNSVNNVHYLARLLTYHLLQDPMATKNPKVRAALISKWIALGSHFDAIGDMVGWLAIATCICSIPILRLKETWSEVSEDDIEIISKNWAPVVFELDRRSMISESSHRSSYHVIAPQGIGKCYSKDRVIPYFGDLFVKKTKVPTFKQCEKICQRAQLSFARWNEYLVQVTDEENLQNENITSDPSIRDKLKALLEYHVNASPLAQEDIMNLSLEVEPSFKGHFSRYHNSSRSPLFLGSYISVIFPTLLPKYSVYDQRALIGATGNDGSTLLNEVYKFSNQSGILNSGSTQNLNVITREQPNESEAIGEKSAEKGRLGRNQFLKTLRDIFNIESSEFRVYDSIIFKTMLKPGSDLGLEEPEVPLPFVHRSDKHNDISERDSNYADVTGTPGSVKRSRPSSILFTESANTKRYSNYSLSGLNLESIPGILDGRKSDQYSKTNNSTQPLSVEILAKAATLDRIIDLLVLTSSIFGSEISTEDVRAFLGDEYPRPISLKMDNGIFTLTFFATYRSFCMTSTLLKGLVRRFVGSKSAALSIAKRRENPNSKNFDFKAYPNWDVIIDEGHESYDNIVWKYVAQIQIGVLEALLVLVKNYFDHFIDDLNCKNLFSEFLRIIDHETIIQWSKVLNSLESKNEDTSELQACHQQILLLYKKTRKAYIKRSYRPNVSPSNLVTRPEFSSDSLHHSTFPAYTDRPAIDSFITNIEASLSDISKGVSLEDWLSVFEAIEIQSSKSFTGLFDYHLQPLNTPEENLIISNVFYWIESLYDDTCGDNRVSVLDKFPVTIRTLFLFYFKLKSYVVCQLTDLTITKEERTKRMASVLLILALARDRMSPLNLFDPLEGEQFDVSPHVPSLLESCLSNAIVSPEVRIFAHSLLKASAELKAYMNNQPTKAPVKSLMSLLPSLPQEDIKGGSLTACPGWIVERLIEIACYIPNMSVENTKLINFDKRRYAYNCISNILDLNDAPGNADIEENSNWLFELNLENPDFKSVKDCASRESKEYMKEGATKQPSLFSTLISIQMTILRREHDKLTFLSKQERSKRLSSAVPPGRQHLNYRRTDMNRAVGGDSSSQVSTSMTINTDKASHAKNLRRPSSSSNNHNVPTNSKKVTASSRFKISDILNKASKPFSLGSQPAPVKIVGLHQIPDASLFMEQKVKPSIVINLRTASAFSVYRLSAAFKIASTVNDNEYMFQATGDSEKEDWIHRINFAKRHWFFSKLTNKSSSSTLVFGVPLDYICLRENSLVPIVIEKMMAEIEVRGLEEVGIYRKSASLSVLNALKQEIDENGDINMESNLIFDINNVTGCIKSFLRELPDPLIPSHLIPEFAKAREITSNSSEEQKCELYSHILSAVPFYNYQLLKRLIRHLKIVDDYKEFNKMSASNLATILGATFTETVSPAITRDYFGIMNFICEDLINNYDDVFEETEEI comes from the coding sequence atgaagaagatttggcAAAATAGGAAGGACAAACGGAAAAGTGTCCTTCCATCTGTGACTCCATTGGGAAGCTCGGGCCTAGTTGCCAGCCCTGACACCGATAAGTTTCCCACGTCTCAATCTACCAAAACGATTGCTTATTCTTCCAGTTTAGACCCCTTAGATCATGCTTCCAGCCATAAAGGCGTGAAtcttctgaagaaaaaggtTTCGaatttgaattttgaagaggaacGATTTGgttctgattttgaagaagaggacGATCTCGAAGATGATTTCCACCACCCTGGTGCCGTGCCTATGGAGTCTCTAAAATCTCTGGATTTTGACCCTGCTACTTATCAAAGTGAAAGCTTTGTAGCCACTAATCAGACACCCTTGAAGAATTCAGAGCCCCAAAGTAAATCCCCAAGGAAAGTTCAAGCTCCTCAGAAACCTCTTCAGTCATCCACATTGAAACCCAACGCTAACATTCAATCTTTGATGCAGCCTGATTGGGATACTACCATCGCCAAGACGGGGTGGGTTAATAGAATCCAGTTAAACACAGAAAAGAACGAACCCAAAAAGGAAGATCTGAGATTGTATAGAGCTGAGCTGAAGGGTTCTCACCTGTATATTTACAAAGCTCCGCCAGAGCTTAGTGAGGTGAAATTTTTAGATATAGATTCAAAGCAGATCGGTCAAACTGAAAACGAGCCTTCCAACCAAGAATCTGACTCTGCTTCTCAGACTATTGGCTCTTCCAGTCTACAGTCTTCTGGTTCATTTTACAAGTTGCAAAGTTCGTCCATGTCAACCGTCAATTCTCAAGGTACTTTGATAAATGAAAACAGCTCTACAGCAAGAAGTAAATCCTCAGCATCACACATATCGAAAGAAAGTGATATTTCAGAATCTATTAGTGGGACATGTGTTAGTGCAAGCGTTCATAAAAGCCAGGAACCACTTAGAATCACCTATGCTTCGCCGAAATATCCCCATCCTGAATTGATTTTAGAATCAAATACTGATACTATTTTAAATGGATCATTAGAAAGCATCTGTCATACGATATTATTCAATACATATACTGACGGCAGTGGTGACGACTCCAAGCTGAGTGCTCACCTGATTTCCATTCTGCCATTATTCGGAGACATTCATAAGGCCCTGTTAATTTTCACTAAATATTCTGATATGTTTACGACCCACATTGCGAAATCTGAGATGGATATGAGCAACTTGATTCCCATTCAACCAACAACCGAGAAATTTATGGCTGAAAGATTGATTTACGTGGTTACATACATCCGAGATAGCTTTCCTGGGATGttacttgaagaagaaatattcaagaaTCTCTGGGACCTTTTACTGAGTATAGATTCGCATGAAAATACGAAtgagttgaaaagatctattcatttgaaacaacaatCTCTCTTGGAGTTAACAAATTTCAGTACCATTTCTCCTTCATCCAATGACCCGTTGTCAGAACTCAATGCTCAAGTTTTTATGAATCTGGATCTGAAAGTTTTTGCTCATGAAATCAATGAAATCAATTTGGCCTTCAATAGAAGGTGGGATGCTGAGTCTGATATGTCTCTCTTATTTGAATCAGTATTGGACACTTACTCttatccaagaaaaaatcctcttattttcaattctgtAAATAATGTTCACTACCTTGCAAGATTATTAACATACCATTTACTTCAAGATCCCATGGCAACTAAAAACCCTAAGGTAAGGGCAGCTTTAATTTCGAAATGGATTGCTCTTGGTTCTCATTTTGATGCCATTGGCGATATGGTTGGCTGGTTGGCAATTGCGACCTGTATATGCTCCATCCCTATCCTTCGACTAAAGGAGACGTGGTCCGAGGTCAGCGAAGACGATATCGAAATAATATCAAAGAACTGGGCTCCTGTCGTTTTCGAACTAGACAGACGGTCAATGATAAGTGAGTCCAGCCATCGATCTTCTTATCATGTAATCGCTCCTCAAGGAATCGGTAAATGTTACTCGAAGGATAGAGTTATACCGTACTTTGGGGATCTTTTTGTtaagaaaacaaaagtcCCAACATTCAAGCAATGTGAAAAAATCTGTCAAAGGGCCCAGCTCTCATTTGCCAGGTGGAATGAATATTTGGTTCAGGTTacagatgaagagaattTGCAGAACGAAAACATAACATCTGATCCCTCTATTAGAGATAAGCTAAAAGCACTTTTGGAGTACCATGTGAATGCTTCCCCTCTAGCTCAAGAAGATATTATGAATTTATCTTTGGAGGTAGAGCCTAGTTTCAAGGGACATTTTAGCAGGTATCATAATAGTTCAAGATCGCCGCTGTTTTTAGGGTCCTACATATCTGTCATTTTTCCTACCCTTCTTCCTAAGTATAGTGTTTATGATCAACGTGCACTCATTGGTGCTACTGGAAATGATGGATCTACACTTTTGAATGAGGTCTACAAGTTCTCTAACCAATCTGGAATTTTGAATTCTGGATCTACTCAGAATCTGAACGTAATCACCAGAGAACAACCTAATGAGTCTGAAGCAATAGGTGAGAAAAGTGCTGAGAAAGgaagacttggaagaaatcaatttttgaagacgTTGCGTGACATATTCAACATCGAGTCATCGGAATTTAGGGTGTATGATAGCATAATTTTCAAGACTATGTTGAAACCAGGTAGTGATTTAGGTCTTGAAGAACCTGAGGTTCCACTTCCATTTGTACACCGATCAGATAAGCACAATGATATTTCAGAGAGAGATTCAAACTATGCTGATGTTACCGGTACCCCTGGTTCGGTAAAACGGTCAAGGCCTTCAAGCATTCTGTTTACTGAATCCGCTAACACGAAGCGATACAGTAATTATTCTCTTAGTGGTTTAAATTTAGAGAGCATTCCTGGAATTCTGGATGGAAGAAAATCTGATCAATACTCCAAAACTAATAACTCGACTCAACCGCTATCAGTGGAAATTTTAGCAAAAGCTGCAACTCTGGATAGAATTATCGATTTACTGGTCCTGACATCGTCTATATTTGGTTCTGAGATTTCAACTGAAGATGTACGAGCATTTTTGGGTGATGAATATCCGAGACCAATTTCGTTAAAGATGGACAATGGTATATTTACGCTTACCTTTTTTGCCACCTATAGGTCGTTTTGCATGACATCGACATTATTGAAAGGATTGGTCAGACGTTTTGTTGGCTCAAAATCTGCTGCTCTATCTATCGCTAAACGGCGGGAGAATCCAAACTCCAAGAACTTTGACTTCAAAGCCTATCCAAATTGGGATGTTATAATTGATGAAGGTCATGAATCATACGACAATATTGTTTGGAAGTATGTCgctcaaattcaaattgGCGTGCTTGAGGCGTTGCTAGTACTGGTGAAGAACTACTTTGATCATTTTATAGACGACCTGAACTGCAAGAACCTCTTCTCTGAATTCTTGAGAATAATTGATCACGAAACTATAATACAGTGGTCAAAAGTGCTAAACTCGCTTGAATCCAAAAACGAGGATACTTCAGAGCTACAAGCCTGTCATCAACAGATTCTACTACTCTACAAGAAGACTAGAAAAGCTTATATCAAAAGAAGCTATAGACCAAATGTTTCTCCCTCAAACCTCGTCACAAGACCAGAATTTTCATCCGATTCTTTACAccattcaacttttcctGCATATACTGACAGACCGGCAATTGATTCTTTTATAACCAATATTGAGGCATCTTTATCTGATATCTCAAAAGGGgtttctcttgaagattGGCTAAGTGTGTTTGAAGCTATCGAAATTCAGTCGTCAAAGTCTTTCACAGGATTATTTGATTATCACCTTCAACCACTAAACACACCTGAAGAGAACCTTATCATTTCAAATGTGTTCTATTGGATCGAATCTTTGTACGACGATACTTGCGGCGATAACAGAGTTTCAGTGCTAGATAAGTTCCCGGTCACCATAAGGACATTGTTTTTGTTCTACTTTAAATTGAAATCCTATGTTGTATGCCAGTTGACTGATTTAACCATTACAAAGGAAGAGCGTACCAAAAGGATGGCTTCAGTTTTATTAATCTTAGCTTTAGCTAGGGATCGAATGTCCCCACTTAACTTGTTCGATCCTCTGGAAGGCGAGCAGTTTGATGTTTCTCCTCATGTTCCTAGCTTATTGGAATCATGTCTGAGTAATGCTATTGTTTCTCCTGAAGTCAGAATATTCGCTCATAGTTTACTGAAAGCATCAGCGGAACTCAAAGCCTACATGAACAATCAACCGACTAAAGCACCTGTAAAAAGCCTCATGTCTTTGCTGCCGTCATTGCCACAAGAAGATATTAAAGGCGGATCACTTACAGCTTGCCCTGGTTGGATTGTGGAGAGGCTGATTGAAATAGCTTGTTACATTCCTAACATGAGCGTGGAGAATACAAAACTCATTAATTTTGATAAGAGACGGTATGCTTACAATTGTATCAGCAAcattttggatttgaaCGATGCACCAGGAAACGCAGACATAGAAGAGAATAGCAACTGGTTATTTGAACTCAATTTGGAGAACCCTGATTTCAAAAGCGTTAAAGATTGCGCATCCAGAGAGTCAAAAGAATATATGAAAGAAGGCGCAACTAAACAGCCCAGTTTGTTTTCTACACTGATTTCCATACAAATGACTATATTACGAAGAGAGCATGATAAACTTACCTTTTTGTCAAAACAAGAACGAAGTAAGCGTCTTTCCAGTGCTGTACCCCCAGGCAGGCAGCATTTGAACTATCGTCGTACAGATATGAACAGGGCAGTAGGTGGCGATTCGTCTTCACAAGTATCTACGTCAATGACTATTAATACTGATAAAGCATCACATGCTAAGAATTTGAGGAGACCAAGCAGTAGCAGCAATAATCATAACGTGCCAACAAATAGCAAGAAGGTCACAGCATCGTCTCGTTTTAAGATTTCAGATATTCTGAACAAGGCTTCGAaacctttttctttgggtTCCCAACCAGCACCAGTGAAGATTGTTGGTTTACATCAAATTCCAGACGCCAGTCTGTTTATGGAACAAAAAGTCAAGCCTTCAATCGTTATCAACCTTCGAACTGCTAGTGCCTTTTCTGTTTATAGGCTTTCTGCCGCATTTAAGATCGCATCGACTGTCAATGACAACGAATACATGTTCCAGGCAACCGGTGATTCTGAGAAGGAAGATTGGATTCACAGGATCAATTTTGCAAAGAGACACTGGTTTTTTTCCAAACTAACCAATAAGAGCTCATCATCTACACTGGTATTTGGCGTTCCGTTAGACTACATCTGTCTTCGAGAGAACAGCCTTGTCCCCATcgtcattgaaaagatgatggctgaaattgaagtcCGTGGACTGGAAGAGGTTGGTATCTACAGAAAAAGTGCGTCATTATCTGTTTTGAACGCCCTTAAACAAGAGATCGATGAAAATGGTGATATCAACATGGAAAGCAACCTTATATTTGACATTAATAACGTCACCGGGTGCATAAAATCGTTCCTCAGAGAATTACCTGATCCATTAATACCAAGCCATTTGATTCCAGAG
- a CDS encoding Integral membrane protein localized to late Golgi vesicles along with the v-SNARE Tlg2p encodes MSTNSQPPLSDYIEPDIPIVPDVAEPILPTTTEPRRSQPGSTEPGFFQNLYHTVIQSSHPFALLTYVFFRVSPIIIYMIGYTLFGHNFIFQFIVTILLLSADFWNVKNLSGRLMVGLRWWSETNELGESIWTFESADAERYVNPIDYKVFWMMLYATPAFWIFLALLAFLKLQFLYLTLVILAVTLSATNALAYTKCDKFFKAETSSLGFFGTMLQKINPFDI; translated from the exons ATGTCAACG aattcACAACCACCTCTATCTGATTATATTGAGCCTGACATTCCAATAGTTCCGGATGTAGCTGAACCTATTCTCCCAACCACAACAGAGCCAAGGCGTTCTCAGCCGGGCTCTACTGAACCAGgcttctttcaaaatttgtACCATACGGTGATTCAATCGTCACATCCTTTTGCATTGCTGACTTATGTCTTTTTTCGGGTGAGCCCCATTATCATTTATATGATTGGATATACGCTGTTCGGGCAtaatttcatttttcagttcATTGTTACAATTCTGCTTTTGAGCGCTGATTTTTGGAATGTAAAGAATTTAAGTGGACGCTTGATGGTTGGTTTAAGGTGGTGGAGTGAGACAAATGAGCTAGGAGAGTCAATTTGGACGTTCGAATCCGCTGATGCTGAAAGATATGTTAATCCAATTGATTACAAGGTGTTTTGGATGATGTTATATGCAACACCAGcattttggatttttctgGCACTATTGgcatttttgaaacttcaatttttgtaCCTAACTCTTGTCATCCTAGCTGTTACCCTTAGTGCGACCAATGCTCTAGCTTACACCAAATGCGATAAGTTTTTTAAGGCAGAGACCTCCAGTTTAGGTTTTTTTGGCACGATGTTGCAAAAAATCAATCCTTTTGATATCTAA
- a CDS encoding Chaperone that specifically facilitates the assembly of cytochrome c oxidase, protein MFNRFRMSRSTFELAKFSFYLLTPISIMYYVGIDTDKKFNVPGFWPDPNTLNKIPKEPYEIQAELVRMRKANLEKRKRLEERAKELGIEPDEEEK, encoded by the coding sequence ATGTTTAACAGGTTTAGGATGAGTAGGTCGACTTTTGAGTTGGCCAAGTTCTCTTTTTATTTGCTAACCCCCATTTCTATCATGTACTACGTTGGTATTGACACAGACAAGAAATTCAATGTTCCTGGGTTTTGGCCGGATCCAAACACCTTGAATAAGATTCCCAAAGAACCTTATGAAATTCAAGCTGAGTTGGTTAGAATGCGAAAGGcaaatttggaaaagaggaagaggttAGAGGAGAGAGCTAAAGAGCTTGGAATTGAACCAGATGAGGAAGAGAAGTAA
- a CDS encoding Chitin synthase II yields MSDPFNNKYNALDQDGDDSSYDFIIRPKEVRQSPRRSKHDPFDDEEQEVDVAGKFDREFSSPSPSKAAMKYSPMVSFGKRRDLGPGSPDRETPRARFTARESPTRAQHVPIVPLQTEKDEYDDQSLNSFASEADKESIGSPSRFKRSPTRVSLGRSITSSKSQRMLSPPKPIFSASTFAAANSDQSEYSEAHHIGKVPDLQPRSSYDSNETAVDEMDLSEKYLEKEAQDLKRDTESTLYGDNQSMYNEQYPVDVDDLEEWSNFGSNLDGQVFATLPANYQPRRKNHLATQVKYASKNGNLILNNPIPDKLLQFQPLKEEEEFQFMRYSAVTADADNFINEGFSLRASSEYGRETELVICITMYNENEDAFTRTMHAVMKNIAYLCKRNNSKKWGHDSWKKVVVVVIADGRQKMNVGALNVLAGIGVYQQGIAKSLVNNKPVQAHLFEYTTQVSINEDLKFTGCEKGVVPVQVVLCLKENNTKKINSHRWLFNAMCQSLRPNVCVLLDVGTRPDTKTIYNLWKAFDQDSNVAGAAGEIVSMKGKYWSKLLNPLVASQNFEYKMSNILDKPFESVFGYISVLPGALSAYRYSALQNHEDGTGPLNSYFKGETNEKDKKGNVLTNVFNANMYLAEDRILCWELVAKRDEKWVLKYVSSATGETDVPEALPEFISQRRRWLNGAFFAALYAQTHFRAIWNTDHSLSRKLFFHLEFFYQFIQLFFSMFSLANFYIAFYYLVGSLASNKSIPGRGGFWIFQVLNYICLCNLTAIFMISMGNRPQGAPHLYMISLLILVVCGVVALICGFVYLVDTINQKSMGNLDSSDGTFVSIVISLASTYGLYTVMSLLYLEPWHILTSALQYFIMLPAYTCMLQIYAFCNTHDVTWGTKGDNNLELDLGTAVMKVDDDGQEFFEFEVVSDINNSYDEVLFKLKSRRQIPKKARYEETVSKPSDKDYYRDVRTRVVLFWLIANLVLVMTVTQIYEPGSFHKNNYLAFILWSVFALAVFRGIGSICYLAHKWLRVIVQAKNRWSYKRFEQKYQSPGSEPI; encoded by the coding sequence ATGTCTGATCCGTTCAATAACAAGTACAATGCATTGGACCAAGATGGTGATGACAGCAGTTACGACTTTATTATTCGACCAAAAGAGGTAAGACAGTCTCCCAGAAGATCTAAGCATGACccatttgatgatgaagagcaagaagTAGACGTTGCTGGTAAATTTGATAGGgaattttcttctccatctCCTTCTAAGGCTGCTATGAAATATTCACCCATGgtctcttttggaaaaagaagagatctTGGTCCAGGATCTCCTGACAGAGAAACTCCCAGAGCTAGATTCACAGCTAGGGAATCACCAACCAGAGCTCAGCATGTTCCAATTGTGCCTTTGCAAACAGAAAAAGATGAATATGATGATCAGTCATTGAACTCTTTTGCAAGCGAAGCAGATAAAGAGTCTATTGGCAGTCCTAGTCGATTCAAAAGATCGCCTACTCGGGTTTCCTTGGGAAGATCAATCACGAGCTCCAAGAGTCAGAGAATGTTGTCACCACCTAAGCCAATTTTCTCTGCATCTACCTTTGCAGCTGCCAACTCAGATCAGTCTGAATACTCCGAGGCTCATCATATCGGCAAGGTACCCGATTTGCAACCACGATCATCTTACGACTCCAATGAAACTGCAGTTGATGAAATGGACCTTTCAGAAAAAtatttggaaaaggaagCACAGGATCTCAAAAGAGACACGGAATCAACCCTTTATGGTGATAATCAGTCCATGTATAATGAACAGTATCCagttgatgttgatgatcttgAAGAGTGGAGCAATTTTGGATCAAATCTTGATGGCCAAGTTTTTGCTACTTTACCCGCAAACTACCAACctagaagaaaaaatcatctGGCCACACAGGTCAAATATGCCTCAAAGAATGGAAACTTAATTCTCAATAACCCAATACCCGACAAGCTACTTCAGTTTCAACCCttgaaggaggaagaagagttcCAATTTATGAGATACTCCGCAGTCACTGCTGATGCTGACAACTTTATCAACGAAGGTTTCTCCCTGAGAGCGTCATCTGAATACGGTCGTGAAACAGAGTTGGTCATTTGCATTACAATGTATAACGAAAACGAAGATGCTTTCACTAGAACGATGCATGCCGTCATGAAAAATATTGCATATCTTTGTAAGAGAAATAACTCCAAAAAATGGGGTCACGACAGCTGGAAGAAAGTTGTGGTCGTTGTCATTGCAGATGGACGCCAGAAAATGAATGTTGGAGCTCTCAATGTCTTAGCAGGTATTGGTGTTTATCAACAGGGAATTGCAAAGTCCTTAGTTAATAATAAGCCTGTCCAGGCCCATTTGTTTGAGTATACCACACAAGTTTCTATCAATGAGGATCTAAAATTCACCGGTTGTGAAAAGGGCGTAGTTCCAGTTCAGGTCGTTCTCtgtttgaaagaaaataacaCCAAGAAAATCAACTCTCATCGTTGGTTGTTTAACGCAATGTGTCAATCTTTGAGACCAAACGTTTGTGTATTGCTGGATGTTGGAACAAGACCCGACACCAAAACAATCTACAATCTATGGAAGGCTTTTGACCAAGATTCCAATGTTGCAGGTGCTGCAGGTGAAATTGTCAGTATGAAAGGTAAATACTGGAGCAAACTGCTCAACCCGTTGGTGGCCTCTCAGAACTTTGAATACAAAATGTCAAACATCTTAGATAAACCATTTGAATCTGTGTTTGGCTACATTAGTGTTCTTCCGGGAGCACTTTCGGCCTACAGATATTCGGCTTTACAAAATCATGAAGACGGTACAGGCCCACTTAATTCCTATTTCAAAGGTGAGACCAATGAGAAAGACAAGAAAGGCAATGTTCTAACaaatgttttcaatgcAAACATGTACCTGGCCGAGGACAGAATCCTCTGCTGGGAACTTGTGGCCAAAAGAGATGAGAAATGGGTGCTTAAATACGTTAGCTCTGCCACAGGTGAAACAGATGTGCCAGAAGCCTTACCAGAGTTTATTTCacaacgaagaagatggcTTAATGGTGCATTTTTTGCTGCGTTGTACGCTCAGACACATTTTAGGGCAATTTGGAACACAGATCATTCGTTAAGCCGTaaactcttcttccactTGGAGTTTTTCTATCAGTTTATTCAGCTGTTTTTTAGTATGTTCTCCCTGGCCAACTTTTATATTGCTTTTTATTACCTTGTGGGATCACTAGCATCCAACAAGTCAATTCCAGGCAGAGGGGGATTCTGGATCTTTCAGGTACTCAATTACATTTGCTTGTGTAATTTGACGGCAATTTTCATGATATCGATGGGTAACAGACCACAGGGGGCTCCTCATCTCTACATGATATCATTGTTGATTTTAGTAGTTTGTGGAGTTGTGGCGTTGATTTGTGGATTTGTTTACCTTGTGGATACCATCAACCAGAAAAGCATGGGAAATTTAGATTCCTCGGACGGTACATTTGTCAGTATTGTGATCAGTTTGGCATCAACTTATGGACTATACACGGTAATGTCTCTTCTATACTTGGAACCATGGCATATATTGACATCAGCTTTACAGTACTTCATCATGCTTCCAGCATACACTTGCATGCTTCAAATATATGCTTTCTGTAACACACACGATGTTACTTGGGGAACAAAGGGAGATAACAACTTGGAGCTAGATCTTGGAACAGCTGTCATGAAAGTCGACGATGACGGCCAGGAGTTCTTCGAGTTTGAAGTTGTATCTGACATCAACAATTCCTACGACGAAGtcttgttcaaattgaaatcTCGTAGGCAAATTCCTAAAAAGGCCAGATACGAAGAAACTGTGTCCAAACCATCTGATAAAGATTATTACAGAGATGTTAGAACCAGAGTGGTCTTGTTCTGGCTAATAGCTAATTTGGTGCTAGTCATGACTGTGACGCAAATTTACGAACCAGGATCATTTCACAAGAACAACTACTTGGCCTTCATACTTTGGTCTGTGTTTGCCCTGGCGGTATTCAGAGGGATAGGTAGTATTTGTTACTTGGCGCATAAATGGCTCCGCGTTATCGTCCAAGCAAAAAACAGGTGGAGCTATAAGCGATTCGAACAAAAATATCAATCTCCTGGCTCTGAGCCCATTTAA